In Burkholderia sp. WP9, a genomic segment contains:
- a CDS encoding amino acid aminotransferase, with protein sequence MSLFSAVELAPRDPILGLNEAFNADTRTTKVNLGVGVYFNEEGKIPLLRAVRDAEKARVDAALPRGYLPIEGIAAYDAAVQKLLLGNDSPLIAAGRVVTAQALGGTGALKIGADFLKRLNPNAKVAISDPSWENHRALFEGAGFEVVSYPYYDAHTHGVNFDAMLSALNSYAAGTVVVLHACCHNPTGVDLSVEQWKQVVEVVKARDLVPFLDIAYQGFGDNIEADAAAVRLFAASELNVFVSSSFSKSFSLYGERVGALSIITASKEEAARVLSQLKRVIRTNYSNPPTHGGSVVAAVLASPELRATWETELAEMRDRIRAMRNGLVERLKASGVDRDFSFVNAQRGMFSYSGLTAPQVDRLREEFGIYAVSTGRICVAALNTRNLDAVASAIAQVLK encoded by the coding sequence ATGTCTCTGTTCTCCGCCGTCGAACTTGCTCCCCGCGACCCGATTCTGGGCCTGAACGAAGCCTTCAACGCCGATACGCGCACGACCAAGGTCAACCTTGGCGTCGGCGTGTACTTCAACGAAGAAGGCAAGATTCCGCTGTTGCGCGCCGTGCGCGACGCGGAAAAGGCCCGCGTCGACGCCGCGCTGCCGCGCGGGTATCTGCCGATCGAAGGTATTGCCGCTTACGATGCCGCCGTGCAGAAACTGCTGCTCGGCAACGACTCGCCGCTGATCGCAGCGGGCCGTGTCGTGACGGCGCAAGCATTGGGCGGCACGGGCGCGCTGAAGATCGGCGCGGACTTCCTGAAGCGTCTGAACCCGAACGCCAAGGTCGCGATCAGCGACCCGAGCTGGGAAAACCACCGCGCGCTGTTCGAAGGCGCAGGCTTCGAAGTCGTGTCGTACCCGTACTACGACGCGCACACCCACGGCGTGAATTTCGACGCCATGTTGAGCGCGCTGAACAGCTACGCCGCGGGCACCGTCGTCGTGCTGCACGCGTGCTGCCACAACCCGACCGGCGTGGACCTGAGCGTCGAGCAATGGAAGCAGGTTGTCGAAGTCGTCAAGGCGCGCGATCTGGTGCCGTTCCTCGACATCGCCTACCAGGGTTTCGGCGACAACATCGAAGCGGACGCTGCGGCCGTGCGTCTGTTCGCCGCGTCGGAACTGAACGTGTTCGTCTCGTCGTCGTTCTCGAAGTCGTTCTCGCTGTATGGCGAGCGCGTCGGCGCCCTGTCGATCATCACGGCAAGCAAGGAAGAAGCCGCTCGCGTGCTGTCGCAACTGAAGCGCGTGATCCGCACGAACTACTCGAACCCGCCGACGCACGGCGGCTCGGTGGTCGCGGCCGTGCTCGCGTCGCCGGAACTGCGCGCCACGTGGGAAACGGAACTGGCCGAAATGCGCGACCGTATCCGCGCAATGCGCAACGGTCTGGTCGAACGCCTGAAGGCTAGCGGCGTGGACCGTGACTTCAGCTTCGTGAACGCGCAACGCGGCATGTTCTCGTACTCGGGTCTGACGGCGCCGCAAGTGGACCGTCTGCGTGAAGAGTTCGGCATCTATGCCGTGAGCACGGGTCGCATCTGCGTGGCTGCGCTGAATACGCGCAACCTCGACGCGGTGGCCAGCGCGATCGCTCAAGTGTTGAAGTAA